One stretch of Chryseobacterium indologenes DNA includes these proteins:
- a CDS encoding SusC/RagA family TonB-linked outer membrane protein produces MKKSYFNIGGIFFGLILTTISISATAQTSTISGTVTSAGKPLSGVTISQEGSDQMTTTNESGTYRIEVSKENPILLFRHPEYAEERINIGNQSVINISLEQKVKGIEEVILNAGYYKVKDKERTGSIAKISAKDIANQPVTNVLASAQGRMAGVSITQNSGTPGGGFDVQIRGKNSIRREGNEPLYIIDGIPILSETPSVYSGTVLPYASISPLNAINPNDIESFEVLKDADATAIYGSRGANGVIIVTTKKGKKGRSNLALNTSYSLSQVANHLKMMGTQDYIRVRKQAYQNDNISVIPATAYDLNTWSQESETDWQKELIGNMADASTVQLSLSGGSDNASYLISYGHLEQSTVLPAGFRYKSNNLTGNFGYRSPDKKLEINLTNSLSFQKNNVINDDLTRRSLTLSPNAPALYNADGSLNWENNTYNNPVASFKSEYLNTSNFINTGTQITYQLFPFASLKFNGGITYNNFEEYSLKPQTMYNPSAGLTAANSNSSKNNSSSLSYILEPQITGNYTRNQHQLDVLVGATVQRSETKSGTIQGYGFESNALIQNIAAAKTKVFGDQIVNQYNYAAAFIRFNYQFKKRYILNITGRRDGSSRFGPDNRFGNFGAVGAAWLISEESFLKSVPWLSFAKIRGSIGTSGNDKIGDYQYLDTYTVSTNIYNNTTGLNPSRLYNPNFSWEKTLKKEAALDLSFFKNRWNLSGVYYENRSSNQLVGIPLPATTGFATIQSNLPAKVQNTGWEFETSVQVLKNTKFRYTTSLNLSIPNSKLLEFPNLEGSTYSNQYVVGYPTSLVKVYQYQGINPQTGLYQFTDYNTDGKISSPDDNQIIERIGVRFYGGWSNNFSYGPWSASFLWYFVKQRNWNYNRQMIIPGSMNNQPLEVLDVWSPDNPSGTYMPYSSGSVAAKTAAHAFFQNSTAAIGDASFIRLKNVQISYKIPVEAWGIKEASIYIQGQNLITITNYFGLDPEFVLNGFLPPLKTYALGFQLTF; encoded by the coding sequence ATGAAAAAATCCTATTTTAATATAGGAGGTATTTTCTTTGGCCTTATACTGACGACCATCAGCATCTCGGCAACCGCCCAAACTAGCACCATTTCCGGTACCGTAACCTCAGCAGGAAAGCCACTTTCAGGTGTAACCATCTCCCAGGAGGGCAGTGACCAGATGACCACCACAAATGAAAGCGGAACCTACCGTATCGAGGTCAGTAAAGAAAATCCGATCCTATTGTTCAGACATCCAGAGTATGCTGAAGAGCGAATCAATATCGGCAACCAATCTGTCATTAATATTAGTCTAGAACAAAAAGTAAAGGGAATCGAAGAAGTTATTCTCAACGCAGGCTATTATAAAGTCAAAGACAAGGAAAGAACCGGCAGCATTGCCAAAATATCCGCAAAGGATATAGCAAACCAACCTGTAACGAATGTTTTGGCATCAGCACAAGGAAGAATGGCTGGCGTCAGCATCACTCAGAATTCTGGCACACCGGGTGGTGGTTTCGATGTTCAGATCCGAGGGAAGAACAGCATCAGGAGGGAGGGCAATGAGCCTCTGTACATCATAGACGGTATTCCGATCCTGTCTGAGACCCCATCGGTATACAGCGGAACCGTACTGCCTTATGCATCCATCAGTCCATTGAATGCCATTAACCCCAATGATATTGAAAGCTTTGAAGTCCTGAAAGATGCAGATGCCACCGCCATATATGGATCCAGAGGTGCTAACGGTGTCATCATCGTCACCACGAAAAAGGGAAAAAAAGGGAGAAGTAATCTTGCCCTCAATACCTCATATTCTCTAAGTCAGGTTGCGAACCATCTAAAAATGATGGGGACTCAGGACTATATCCGTGTGCGAAAACAAGCTTATCAAAACGATAATATCAGTGTCATTCCTGCCACCGCCTATGATCTCAACACGTGGAGCCAAGAATCGGAAACCGATTGGCAGAAAGAACTGATTGGTAATATGGCAGATGCGTCTACTGTTCAGCTCTCCTTAAGCGGGGGCTCCGATAATGCTTCCTATCTGATCAGCTACGGTCATCTTGAGCAGTCTACGGTGCTGCCCGCAGGATTCCGCTATAAGTCCAACAACCTTACCGGGAATTTTGGCTACAGAAGCCCTGATAAAAAGTTGGAAATCAACCTGACCAACAGCTTGTCATTTCAGAAGAACAATGTTATCAACGATGACCTTACGAGACGTAGTTTAACGCTAAGTCCCAATGCGCCTGCCTTATATAATGCAGACGGGTCATTGAACTGGGAGAACAATACATATAACAATCCGGTAGCTTCATTTAAAAGTGAATACCTCAATACATCCAATTTTATCAATACGGGAACGCAGATCACGTATCAGCTTTTTCCTTTTGCGTCTTTAAAATTTAATGGAGGGATTACTTATAACAACTTTGAGGAATATTCTTTAAAACCGCAAACCATGTACAATCCTTCTGCAGGATTAACGGCGGCCAACTCCAATTCCTCAAAGAACAACAGCTCAAGTCTATCCTATATTCTCGAACCTCAGATTACAGGTAATTATACCCGGAACCAGCATCAGCTGGACGTCTTGGTGGGCGCTACCGTACAGAGGTCTGAGACCAAATCGGGTACCATCCAGGGCTACGGTTTTGAAAGCAATGCGCTTATTCAAAATATTGCTGCTGCCAAAACCAAAGTGTTCGGAGATCAGATCGTTAATCAGTACAATTATGCCGCAGCATTTATCAGATTCAATTACCAGTTTAAGAAGAGATATATCCTCAATATTACTGGAAGGAGAGACGGTTCTAGCCGTTTCGGTCCAGATAACAGGTTTGGTAATTTCGGAGCTGTAGGTGCCGCATGGCTCATTTCCGAAGAATCCTTTTTAAAGTCCGTGCCTTGGCTCAGCTTCGCCAAGATCAGAGGAAGCATCGGAACTTCCGGAAATGATAAGATAGGCGATTATCAGTATCTGGATACATACACCGTATCTACCAATATATATAACAACACGACTGGTCTTAACCCGTCGAGGCTTTATAATCCGAATTTCAGCTGGGAAAAAACACTGAAGAAAGAAGCCGCATTAGATCTTTCATTTTTTAAAAATCGATGGAATCTTTCGGGAGTTTATTATGAAAACCGTTCTTCCAATCAGCTGGTCGGTATCCCGCTTCCTGCGACTACCGGTTTTGCCACCATCCAGTCCAACCTTCCCGCTAAAGTGCAGAATACAGGTTGGGAGTTTGAAACTTCTGTGCAGGTATTGAAAAATACCAAATTTAGATATACGACCTCTTTGAATCTCTCGATTCCTAACAGCAAACTGCTGGAATTTCCAAATCTTGAGGGATCGACCTATAGCAATCAATATGTAGTCGGTTATCCTACATCACTGGTCAAAGTCTATCAATACCAGGGAATTAACCCTCAAACCGGGCTTTATCAATTCACCGACTACAACACCGACGGTAAGATATCATCGCCTGATGACAACCAAATTATTGAAAGGATAGGTGTTAGGTTTTATGGAGGATGGTCCAACAACTTCAGCTATGGTCCCTGGTCAGCATCGTTTCTATGGTATTTTGTGAAACAGCGGAACTGGAATTATAATCGTCAGATGATTATTCCGGGTTCTATGAATAACCAGCCCTTAGAAGTCCTTGATGTCTGGTCTCCCGATAATCCTTCAGGAACATACATGCCATACAGTTCAGGAAGTGTTGCTGCAAAAACTGCTGCCCATGCTTTTTTCCAAAATTCTACAGCTGCCATCGGTGATGCGTCTTTCATAAGATTGAAAAATGTACAGATCAGTTATAAAATTCCTGTAGAGGCCTGGGGGATCAAGGAAGCGAGCATTTATATTCAGGGACAGAACCTGATCACCATTACCAATTATTTTGGCCTAGATCCAGAATTTGTTCTTAATGGTTTCCTTCCACCGCTGAAAACCTATGCATTAGGTTTTCAGTTAACATTTTAA
- a CDS encoding helix-turn-helix transcriptional regulator, translating into MQEYSNEEIDFLALQIGCIVRVERLRQKVSQESLGLSIGSNKTTIGRLERYEHSTSWKILFKVCQILKIEYNSMFVLQSLDFVLSIINESLNLEDKLTAEKQLFYKNLEIDAKTKFSNIQK; encoded by the coding sequence ATGCAAGAATATAGTAATGAAGAAATTGATTTTTTGGCTCTACAAATTGGTTGTATAGTTAGAGTTGAAAGATTAAGACAAAAAGTTTCACAGGAAAGTCTCGGTCTTTCAATAGGTTCTAATAAGACTACAATTGGTAGACTGGAGAGATACGAGCATTCTACAAGTTGGAAAATATTGTTTAAAGTTTGTCAAATATTAAAAATCGAATACAATTCTATGTTCGTTCTACAATCATTAGACTTTGTGCTGTCAATAATTAATGAATCTCTAAATTTAGAAGATAAATTAACCGCTGAAAAACAACTGTTTTATAAAAATTTAGAGATTGATGCTAAAACTAAATTTAGTAATATACAGAAATGA
- a CDS encoding FRG domain-containing protein — protein sequence METHTPESLDQLYDIINVNRSHGLSSFLTFFRGQIFDWPIKPNVTRNSSLSDAELLEIEKEAFEEFASYSEGLKILEHFEKDSTKHAQDWHNLFQAQHLGLYTRLTDWTQDDRSAMFFAIDDLKGEHVENNGVIWIYKCPYYLEDDLLINFNETDETYHFFDENPLELKRAYLVKHYAQFPDDIEDYAGEIRRFRQDGSFIISTSEDISKPIEELDYISPHLVKILIKPSLKIEIIKYLGEDIRDYIYFSSTENNSEQTEKIMDLTYKTNQKYFWKK from the coding sequence ATGGAAACCCATACACCTGAAAGTTTAGATCAACTTTATGATATAATTAATGTAAATAGGTCTCACGGATTGTCATCATTCTTAACATTTTTTAGAGGACAAATTTTCGATTGGCCCATCAAACCAAATGTTACTAGAAATTCATCGTTAAGTGATGCAGAGCTTTTAGAAATAGAAAAAGAGGCCTTTGAAGAATTTGCTTCTTACTCTGAAGGGCTTAAGATTTTGGAGCATTTTGAAAAGGACTCTACTAAACATGCTCAGGATTGGCACAATTTGTTTCAGGCACAACATCTAGGTTTATATACCAGACTTACCGATTGGACTCAAGATGATAGAAGTGCTATGTTCTTTGCGATTGATGATTTAAAAGGAGAACATGTTGAAAATAATGGTGTGATATGGATATACAAATGTCCATACTATCTCGAAGACGATTTGCTTATCAATTTTAATGAAACGGATGAAACCTATCATTTTTTTGATGAAAATCCTCTTGAACTCAAAAGAGCATATTTAGTCAAGCATTACGCGCAATTCCCAGATGATATAGAAGACTATGCTGGTGAGATTAGGAGATTCCGCCAAGACGGAAGCTTCATTATAAGTACAAGTGAAGATATTTCAAAGCCTATTGAGGAACTAGATTATATCAGTCCACATTTGGTGAAAATTTTAATTAAGCCGTCATTGAAAATAGAAATTATCAAGTACTTGGGTGAAGATATAAGAGACTATATCTATTTTTCTTCTACTGAAAATAACAGTGAACAAACGGAAAAAATAATGGACTTAACTTATAAGACAAACCAAAAATATTTTTGGAAAAAATAG
- a CDS encoding alpha/beta hydrolase family protein → MDIQLSPDGKYVLLFERNEQSQRTLIISETQKPFRKIYKTNYSKIYFLNKDVLVIKVDNAIERIDLKSWKAYTFRQNVKSMDFLENSNLFLVQYDLSQGNRLDFYDRQLILKQQIDSVQRWQETEGDLIVFQKKNNVNNLLEITNKGRSNLVIWSSKEEVFQVRKADTNHKAYIVSVVTTEGLLNYFVKDDMSIIKMDDPSLLGYSQISLKKSPDANAVFMTLGKRLPLDDKPVSVWYGKEENLSNYFYGKPETVDLLWYPEKQKVIRLDQDYTGYTAVGRKNLFIRIKRDSQKVDVKDDYNRNNSEEADIWNSATGSHLPLITDNGIMFFDKGGKYILRYGNQKWKLFTASVMTDEIVDMPLESVPYFSTNGNIFWTVKGELWKYNVETSRKMKLLTLQADSLEILNVVKQTTEAGINKKFQYVDDMYLILASYRSDNLTTAYFNIDHQGNYLIIPATSKRINDFRISADRKVFIWREENYNSAPVIMIKKRSASPQIVFDYNQQDITARDVTKKQLFYRGVNDEELQATLFLPSDYDPQKKYPVIVWIYEKQQHFTNKYLLPTFKNTRAFNARFLLESGYLVLMPDINYGKEGPGLSALNCINNVLDELSKIEQVNMKKVALIGQSFGGYETNFIATQSRRFASYISGSSVSDLVHMSQSYNYNFNSPDYYRFENGGQFRMGESYENNREKYYKNSPLTYASKVNAPILLWAGSVDKNVDPEETRTFFNALRKYRKTVVALFYNGEGHSLSQYQTQKDLTLRMLDWFDYFLKDKKNIPWINKQTKDAE, encoded by the coding sequence TTGGATATACAATTATCCCCCGACGGAAAGTATGTCTTACTGTTTGAACGAAATGAACAATCTCAAAGGACACTGATTATTTCTGAAACACAGAAACCATTTAGAAAGATTTACAAAACTAATTATTCAAAGATTTACTTTTTAAACAAAGATGTATTGGTCATCAAGGTTGATAATGCTATAGAGAGAATTGATCTAAAATCTTGGAAAGCATACACATTCAGGCAGAATGTCAAGTCGATGGACTTTCTGGAAAACTCCAATCTTTTCTTAGTGCAATATGATCTGAGCCAAGGCAACAGGCTTGATTTTTATGACCGTCAACTAATATTAAAACAGCAAATCGATTCAGTCCAACGCTGGCAAGAGACAGAGGGTGATCTGATTGTTTTTCAGAAGAAGAATAACGTCAATAATCTTCTTGAAATCACCAATAAAGGTCGGTCAAATCTTGTCATATGGTCTTCCAAAGAGGAAGTGTTTCAAGTTAGAAAAGCTGATACAAATCATAAAGCTTATATCGTTTCAGTAGTGACAACGGAAGGTTTGTTGAACTACTTTGTAAAGGATGATATGAGCATCATCAAAATGGATGATCCTTCGCTTCTTGGATACTCGCAGATAAGCCTTAAGAAGTCGCCTGATGCCAATGCAGTCTTTATGACGCTTGGCAAGAGGCTTCCTTTGGATGATAAGCCCGTCAGTGTATGGTATGGTAAAGAAGAGAACCTCAGTAACTATTTCTACGGAAAACCAGAGACTGTGGATCTATTATGGTATCCTGAAAAACAAAAGGTTATCAGGCTTGATCAGGATTATACCGGTTATACTGCCGTGGGCAGGAAAAATCTTTTCATAAGGATAAAGAGAGATAGTCAAAAAGTGGATGTCAAGGATGATTATAACAGGAACAATAGTGAAGAGGCTGATATATGGAATTCAGCTACCGGCTCTCATCTTCCGCTTATAACTGATAATGGAATAATGTTTTTTGATAAAGGGGGAAAATATATTCTCAGATACGGCAACCAAAAATGGAAACTGTTTACAGCTTCGGTAATGACTGATGAGATTGTCGATATGCCTTTAGAGTCTGTTCCCTACTTTAGCACTAATGGAAATATCTTCTGGACTGTAAAAGGTGAACTTTGGAAGTACAATGTCGAGACTTCCAGAAAGATGAAACTGCTGACATTACAGGCAGACAGCCTAGAGATTCTAAACGTTGTTAAACAGACAACAGAAGCGGGTATTAATAAAAAGTTTCAATACGTTGATGATATGTACTTAATTTTAGCTTCTTACCGGTCTGACAATCTGACGACAGCATACTTCAATATCGATCATCAAGGGAATTATCTGATAATTCCTGCTACCAGTAAGCGTATCAACGATTTCAGGATATCTGCAGACAGAAAAGTTTTTATTTGGAGAGAGGAGAATTACAACAGTGCACCGGTAATAATGATAAAAAAAAGATCAGCCTCGCCACAGATCGTTTTTGATTACAATCAGCAGGATATAACTGCGAGAGACGTAACAAAAAAGCAGTTGTTTTACAGAGGAGTTAATGATGAAGAACTTCAGGCCACCCTTTTCTTACCTTCAGATTATGATCCGCAAAAAAAATATCCCGTCATCGTCTGGATCTATGAGAAGCAGCAACATTTTACCAACAAATATTTACTGCCTACGTTTAAGAACACCAGAGCTTTTAACGCTAGATTTCTGCTTGAATCGGGCTACCTTGTGTTAATGCCGGATATTAATTATGGGAAGGAAGGTCCAGGTCTTTCAGCTTTAAATTGCATTAATAATGTATTAGATGAGCTTTCAAAAATAGAGCAGGTCAATATGAAAAAAGTAGCATTGATAGGTCAATCGTTCGGAGGTTATGAAACTAATTTTATTGCAACGCAAAGCAGGCGTTTTGCTTCTTATATATCAGGTTCATCGGTTTCTGATTTGGTCCATATGTCTCAATCCTATAACTATAATTTTAATTCACCGGACTATTATCGTTTTGAGAACGGAGGACAATTTAGAATGGGAGAGAGTTACGAAAATAACAGGGAGAAGTATTATAAAAACAGTCCTTTAACCTACGCTTCAAAGGTCAATGCTCCCATACTTTTATGGGCGGGCTCTGTTGATAAAAACGTAGATCCGGAGGAAACACGCACTTTTTTCAATGCTCTTAGAAAATACAGAAAAACCGTTGTCGCCCTTTTTTACAATGGGGAAGGCCATTCTCTGAGTCAATATCAGACACAGAAGGATCTGACCCTGAGAATGCTTGACTGGTTCGACTATTTTCTAAAAGACAAAAAAAATATACCATGGATTAATAAACAAACGAAGGATGCTGAATAG
- a CDS encoding RagB/SusD family nutrient uptake outer membrane protein: MTNPIKYISVVLVLLSVSMITHSCEKLVETDFPNNQIPSQLVFEDEQTAESALAGLYSALWNNSMYSGGIDGMGALLGTYTDDLNCVYTSASNGALDLYNNQQIPTNTAITSFWTYAYQEIYMANSIIEGVSGSKALSTAAKNRIRGEAMFVRSLLYLNLYQIFGEIPYTDTTDYAYNSQLTRMAKNELLSKLEADLSEAVNLLPADYRTIERIYPNKFAGYLVLAKMKMELKKWSEAENLCNTILQSNLYSFQTDITKVFQKGGMHIIWQLKPKNTNDATKEASLYTFTGAPTSFTLSSSLVNTFAANDLRRQNYMTAVPFSQQTNYRSSKYKNLGVNNATEYSVLFRLDEVYLIKAEILLEMNRVTEAVPFINRSRQRAGLSLLNSSISVTEAKSQMRDEKRREFFTEHGIRFFDLKRWGVLDQLNAVKPNWKSYHSSWPLPQKELLVNPKLNPQNTGY; this comes from the coding sequence ATGACTAATCCAATAAAATATATATCGGTGGTTTTGGTACTACTATCTGTGTCAATGATCACCCATTCCTGTGAAAAATTGGTCGAGACCGATTTTCCAAATAATCAAATCCCTTCTCAACTCGTCTTTGAAGATGAGCAAACTGCAGAATCAGCGCTTGCTGGTCTATACTCAGCTCTATGGAATAATTCCATGTATTCGGGCGGAATCGATGGTATGGGGGCTCTGCTGGGAACCTATACTGATGATCTCAACTGTGTCTATACTAGTGCTTCCAATGGGGCACTTGATCTCTACAACAATCAGCAGATTCCTACCAACACAGCGATTACTTCTTTCTGGACCTATGCTTATCAGGAAATTTATATGGCTAACAGTATTATAGAAGGAGTGAGTGGATCGAAGGCACTTTCAACAGCAGCCAAAAATCGTATCAGAGGGGAGGCAATGTTTGTACGATCGTTATTGTATCTGAATCTTTACCAGATTTTTGGAGAAATACCATATACAGATACTACGGATTATGCGTATAATAGCCAGCTGACCAGAATGGCTAAGAATGAACTACTGAGTAAGTTGGAAGCAGACTTATCAGAAGCAGTCAATCTCCTTCCAGCAGATTACCGTACTATTGAAAGGATCTATCCTAACAAATTTGCGGGATATCTGGTGCTTGCGAAGATGAAAATGGAGCTTAAAAAGTGGAGCGAAGCAGAAAATTTGTGCAACACGATTCTTCAAAGCAATCTCTACTCATTTCAGACCGATATAACGAAAGTTTTTCAGAAGGGCGGTATGCATATCATCTGGCAGCTTAAGCCGAAAAACACCAATGATGCTACTAAGGAAGCCAGCCTTTATACGTTCACGGGAGCACCAACTTCATTCACACTGAGTAGTTCACTGGTCAATACTTTTGCGGCAAATGACCTGCGTCGACAAAATTATATGACGGCTGTTCCTTTCAGCCAGCAGACCAATTACAGGTCGTCGAAGTATAAAAATCTAGGAGTCAATAATGCGACTGAATATTCAGTACTCTTCCGCCTTGATGAGGTATACCTCATCAAGGCAGAGATTCTGCTCGAAATGAATCGTGTCACGGAAGCAGTTCCATTTATTAATAGGTCAAGACAAAGGGCAGGATTATCCCTATTGAATTCCTCGATATCAGTTACTGAAGCAAAGTCACAGATGCGGGATGAAAAAAGAAGAGAATTCTTTACAGAGCATGGAATCCGTTTTTTCGACCTTAAGCGTTGGGGAGTTTTGGATCAGCTCAATGCAGTAAAGCCAAACTGGAAATCTTATCATTCCAGTTGGCCCCTGCCACAAAAAGAACTGCTAGTGAATCCTAAGCTAAATCCTCAGAATACTGGTTATTAA